The nucleotide window GTATCACCCTCAACAATCGTTCTAAGTTCTTTTCCTAAAGCTTGAGGGTTCACACCCATCTTCACAATTTGTTCTCCCTTAGGCACAATTTTGAATTCAGGGGCTCCATCTCGAAGACTAATGTCTGGATCTGTTAGATCAGGGATTTTTTTAACTTTCTCAAAGACAAGTTTACTATACGATTCAATTTCCTCTGGATTATTTCCGGTTATAACGAAAGAAAAAGACCTTTGACCACCGCCTATGGCATCGTAGTTCTTCACTATCGGTTTTGCATAAGCATAAGGGGATAATTCTTTTCTGATATATTCTTTAAACTGCGGAGTATTCATTTCCCTTTTTTTGGAAGAAACCAATTCCACGTATATATCAATTTTATTTTGTTTTACATACCCCGCAGTCAAACCGACTTCCTTTTTGGATCTTAAAAGAGCATTCACATCCTCATTTAATTCCTTTGTAGCTTCTACACTAGAACCAGGTGGCAATTCAAAAGTAACCGTAAATTGCCCTAAATCTTGCGTTGGGATAAACTCCGACTTTAATGTTTTGGATAAAAATATACTGCTTACAAAAATAAGTAGAGCTATCGACAAAACAAATAACGGATGTTTGGTTGATATTCCCAAAGTTTTTACATAACCATTGGTTAATTTTTCTTGGAACCGATCAAACGCACGGAGTGGTATTGACAAATACCTTTCTATTTTACCCGGTTCCTTAGGGTTATGTTCCCCGCCAAAGTAGGCTGACATCATTGGTGCAATAGTTAAGGCATCATATAAAGAAATGAGTAACGCAAAACATACGGTGAGGCCGAAGGGACGCAAAATTTGCCCAATCACTCCATCAATAAAAGCAATTGGTCCAAACACAGCAAGAATCGCAAATGTAGTCGCAAGTACAGCAAGAGTAACTTCTTTCGTTCCATCAAGTGCGGCCTGTTTACTATCCTTACCCATTTCTTTGTGTCTGTGAATATTTTCCCTCACGACTATCGCATCATCAATGAGAAGTCCCACTGCAAGAGAAAGTGCAAGTAAAGTCATTTGGTTGATCGTAAATCCAGCAAAACTCATCAGGATAAAAGATCCAAGCAGCGAAGTAGGCAAAGCAAGTCCTGTAATCAGAGTGGAACGAACACTACCTAAGAAAAATAAAACTACGATAATTGTCAGGGCAATTCCAATGTAAATGGATTCTTCTACGTCCCAAACATTGTCTTTTACTACTTTAGAAGAATCATTATAAAAATCAAATTTGACTTCCGGAAATTCTTTCTGAAGATCAATAATTTTCTTTTTTACTGCTTCTGCCACCTGCACCGAGTTAGCACCTGACTGTTTGTAAACGAGTAAAAACAGGGCTGGTTTCCCATTCCAAAAGGCAAGAGAAGTGACATCTTCCGAACCAACAACAACTCGACCTACATCCGATAACTGAATAGGAATCTCGTTATTTAAAAAACTAATTGGAACATTTCGAATTTCATCAAAACTTCGGTATTCATTGATAGTTCGAAAGGATAAATCAGAATCTTCCCCCCGAACCTTTCCCGCAGGAATATTGGCACCACCGGCAGCAATTCTTTGCGATACTTGGGTAGCCGATAAATTCCTAGATTTCAATTTGTTTCGATCAAGCTCCACCCAAATCTCTTTTTTGCGCCCTCCGACAATGTCCACAGAACCTACATTCGAAACAGAGATTAACCTTTGTTTGATTGTCTCTGAAGCAAAATCATAAAACTCATTTTCTCCCAATTTAGATTGGAGTGAAATACTTAAAATTGGTTGGTCTGCAGGATCCAATCTTTTGATTACAGGTTCCTCTAACTCTGCCGGTAACTTTTTTTTGGCAAAGGCAACTTTATCCCGAATTTGTTGTTCCGCATAACTAATCACGGTTTCTGAAGAAAACTCAGCTACAATCACAACAGATCCCTCATTACAAATGGATCTAAGTTTTTTTAATCCAGAAATAGTCGAGAGTTCATCTTCAATTGGTTTGGCGACTAGTGTTTCAATTTCATTCGGTGCCGCACCAGGATAAGTTACGTTGATCGATATGGTGGGAATACTCATATCAGGGAAGTTCTCAACCCCAAGTTTGCCAAAACTTACAATTCCAACAACAACGATCAGAATGACAGTACAGGCGATAAAAACAGGACGTTGAATGGATAGTTTAGCTAAGTTCATAGGTTTTCCTCTGTGTTAAGTAAAGATAATTGTTCGGGATCCAAGGAATATTTTTCAAAAAATGTTCCTTTGGAAATTTCATACTGAACGATTGCTATATTATAAGTGATAAGAGATTGTGAATGGTTTGATTGAGAACGTACATAGGCATCCATTGCATTCTTTAACACAACAGAGGTTCCACGCCCATTTCTAAATGCAGACAATGCCTTATCATAAAAAAGTTTACTTTCTTGTTTGTTTTTCTTTGCTTCTAAAAAGAGTTCATAACTAACCGTTATGTTTTCTCGTTTCGATAATAAGTCGGCTCTTACCTTATTTTGAGTTTCTGCCCACTCCAATTGAGCTTGTCTTTTTTCGGATTCGGCTTTTGTATATTCTGCTTCCGCAATTTCATTTCCTAAAGGATATTCCAGTTTAAATTCAGCTGTGTTTTGGTTGAACCTTCCGCCCAGAATTCCGTAAAAATCTTGCGGAAATTGTTGGTCATAATTTTTGAAATTGTATGTCCCACCAACAGAAAACTTCGGAAGCAAACCATTGTCTGCTGATTTGAGACTGTCTTCGGAATTTTTCAATTGCAATAATGATGCCCTTACATCATATCTTTTTTCGAATGCAATTAAAACTTCCTCTTCATAATTCGAAGTGACCTCTATCTGTTCTTCGATCAATACAGGCAAAAAAGAAAAATTTTCTTCAGGTTCTTTTCCTAAGGAAGCTAATAAGTCTCGCCTGTTTTTGTTTCTTTCAAGTTCGGAATTTTTAACTGCACTTGTTGCAGAAAGAACAATGGAATTCCATTGATGAATATCACCCGTAGTATCAAATCCAAAGTTTGCTTTTTTTGAATAAATATCTCGAATGAGTTTTGCATTTCCAAGTAGGGAGGAATTGGTTTCAAGAACTTCTTCAGACAAACTCAAATTCCAAAACTCAATCAACGAATTCACTAAGCTTTTAGATAATGAATCTAAGGTATTTAATCTTTGAATTGATGATGATCGTCTAGCGGTTGCTAATTTTAATCTATCTTGGTATCCAAAAAAGTTCTTTAAAAGATCCTGACTGATATTGATACCAACCGTGGCATAATGATAGGAAGGTTGAGCAAAACTTGAAAACCCACTGGAACTTTGCGTTTTACCAGCATTTGTTTCATAACGATTGTCAATGACAGCAATTCCGAGCGTTGTTCCGGTGCTAAACTTTTTGTTAATACCCGCCTGAATGCTGTTATCTGTAATCTTCGTTCCCTGAATGGCATATTGCGGAAGGTTGAAGTTACTTGTATTTTTTGCCGTTCCTTTCGCTTCAGCTGTCCATGCATAGGCACCATTCACTTTTTCCCATTCATAGTTTGTCGTTTTCAACTGCAACTTTAGAGTTTGCAGACTGACCTGGTTCTCCCAGGCCATCCTAAGTATGTCATCCATCCGTAAGGAAGTGGCTTTGTTTGGTTCCTTCGCCGCGAGCGGGACCCAAAAGCCCAATAAGGCGAAAAGAATGACATACAGACCAACGACGGCCGAATTTGATTTGATTTCTCTCATTTTATTTGGAAACATATTTTGTATCCTTTGTTTCTTTAGGAAACATTTATAGTTTCCTGTGTTTCCATGCAAGAG belongs to Leptospira wolbachii serovar Codice str. CDC and includes:
- a CDS encoding TolC family protein, whose translation is MFPNKMREIKSNSAVVGLYVILFALLGFWVPLAAKEPNKATSLRMDDILRMAWENQVSLQTLKLQLKTTNYEWEKVNGAYAWTAEAKGTAKNTSNFNLPQYAIQGTKITDNSIQAGINKKFSTGTTLGIAVIDNRYETNAGKTQSSSGFSSFAQPSYHYATVGINISQDLLKNFFGYQDRLKLATARRSSSIQRLNTLDSLSKSLVNSLIEFWNLSLSEEVLETNSSLLGNAKLIRDIYSKKANFGFDTTGDIHQWNSIVLSATSAVKNSELERNKNRRDLLASLGKEPEENFSFLPVLIEEQIEVTSNYEEEVLIAFEKRYDVRASLLQLKNSEDSLKSADNGLLPKFSVGGTYNFKNYDQQFPQDFYGILGGRFNQNTAEFKLEYPLGNEIAEAEYTKAESEKRQAQLEWAETQNKVRADLLSKRENITVSYELFLEAKKNKQESKLFYDKALSAFRNGRGTSVVLKNAMDAYVRSQSNHSQSLITYNIAIVQYEISKGTFFEKYSLDPEQLSLLNTEENL
- a CDS encoding efflux RND transporter permease subunit, with the translated sequence MNLAKLSIQRPVFIACTVILIVVVGIVSFGKLGVENFPDMSIPTISINVTYPGAAPNEIETLVAKPIEDELSTISGLKKLRSICNEGSVVIVAEFSSETVISYAEQQIRDKVAFAKKKLPAELEEPVIKRLDPADQPILSISLQSKLGENEFYDFASETIKQRLISVSNVGSVDIVGGRKKEIWVELDRNKLKSRNLSATQVSQRIAAGGANIPAGKVRGEDSDLSFRTINEYRSFDEIRNVPISFLNNEIPIQLSDVGRVVVGSEDVTSLAFWNGKPALFLLVYKQSGANSVQVAEAVKKKIIDLQKEFPEVKFDFYNDSSKVVKDNVWDVEESIYIGIALTIIVVLFFLGSVRSTLITGLALPTSLLGSFILMSFAGFTINQMTLLALSLAVGLLIDDAIVVRENIHRHKEMGKDSKQAALDGTKEVTLAVLATTFAILAVFGPIAFIDGVIGQILRPFGLTVCFALLISLYDALTIAPMMSAYFGGEHNPKEPGKIERYLSIPLRAFDRFQEKLTNGYVKTLGISTKHPLFVLSIALLIFVSSIFLSKTLKSEFIPTQDLGQFTVTFELPPGSSVEATKELNEDVNALLRSKKEVGLTAGYVKQNKIDIYVELVSSKKREMNTPQFKEYIRKELSPYAYAKPIVKNYDAIGGGQRSFSFVITGNNPEEIESYSKLVFEKVKKIPDLTDPDISLRDGAPEFKIVPKGEQIVKMGVNPQALGKELRTIVEGDTSAVFREKNLEYDIRVRMLEDQRNIEKNFRQVSVPNINGYLVPLSFVSSGVSTTGPATIQRQNRSRSVEISADTNPNGRGSGYTMSELQRILKEDLPLPEGIKVSYSGQTENLESTGKNMAIALGLGVVFIYLVLASLYESFIIPISILVVIPLAMTGAFIGLYVTGKSMDIFANIGMILLFGLATKNSILLIDFAKDLQNTGVDTRTALIEAGRARLRPILMTSIALIAGMMPVAVGLNEASKQRTSMGVTVIGGLISSTILTLYVIPAVYQYITKLIDSMSKKKK